The Mastomys coucha isolate ucsf_1 unplaced genomic scaffold, UCSF_Mcou_1 pScaffold14, whole genome shotgun sequence genome window below encodes:
- the Il17a gene encoding interleukin-17A yields the protein MSPGRTSSLSLMLLLLLSLEATVKAAVLIPQSSACPNTESKNLLQNVKVNLKILNSLGPKVSSRRPSDYLNRSTSPWTLHRNEDPDRYPSVIWEAQCRHQRCVNAEGKLDHHMNSVLIKQEILVLKREPESCPFTFRVEKMLVGVGCTCVSSIVRHVA from the exons ATGAGTCCCGGGAGAACTTCATCTCTG TCTCTGATGCTGTTGCTGCTACTGAGCCTGGAGGCTACAGTGAAGGCGGCGGTACTCATCCCTCAAAGTTCAGCATGTCCAAACACCGAGTCCAAGAACTTGCTCCAGAATGTGAAGGTCAACCTGAAAATCCTTAACTCCCTTGGCCCAAAAGTGAGCTCCAGAAGGCCCTCAGACTACCTCAACCGCTCCACTTCACCCTGGACTCTCCA CCGCAATGAAGACCCTGATAGATATCCCTCTGTGATCTGGGAGGCTCAGTGTCGCCACCAGCGCTGTGTCAACGCAGAGGGGAAGCTGGACCACCACATGAATTCTGTTCTCATCAAGCAAGAGATTCTGGTCCTGAAGAGGGAGCCCGAGAGCTGCCCCTTTACTTTCCGGGTGGAGAAGATGTTGGTGGGTGTGGGCTGCACTTGCGTTTCCTCGATTGTCCGCCATGTGGCCTAA